GTACCGGTCGACGGCGTGGGCCCGCGCCTCCTTGCCCATCTGGCGGGCGCGCGGCGGGTCGGCGGCCAGGGACCGCGCGGCGTCGGCCAGCGCGGCGACGCGCGTGGACAGCACCCCGGTCTCCGGCGGCACCGCCTCGACCGCCTCGGTGGTGGCGAGCGCCACCACCGGCAGGCCGAGCATCATGGCCTCGATCAGTGCGAGGCCGAGCGAGGTCCACCGGTAGGGGTGGACGTAGACGCGGCGGCGGGCGAGCTCCTCGTGCATCCTCGCCTGCGGCAGGTTCTCGAACGTCCAGAGCGACTCGGGGGCGATGCCCAGGCGCTCGGGGACGCCGGTCACGTTCATGCCGAACAGGTCGAGGGGCACCGCCGCCGCGAGTTCGGGGAGCAGGTCGGTTCCGGCGACCCGGCCGCGGCGCAGCGGGTCGTTGACGACCACGCCGGCGCGGGGCATGTCGGCGGTGTAGCGGTAGCCGGGGTCGACGACGCCGTGCTCGATGACCGTGACGGGGGCCCGCCCGCAGTTCCAGAACAGCCGGTTGAAGTGGGTGACGTGCACGACGGGGATGTCGGAGCGGTCGTGCAGGAAGTGGCGGCTGTCGGGGACGACCTCCTCGGGGAGGCCGACGTCGGAGGGGGTCCGGCGGGGGGTGTCGTGCTCGACGTAGACGGCGGGCACGTCGCGTCCCGGCCGCCGCCCGAGCCACTCCTCGGCGAGCCGCAGCTCGTGGGGCCGCTGCAGGACGACGACGTCGACGTCCTCGTGGCGCAGCCGCTCGGGGGCGACCTCGACCGCGCGGTCGGGCCAGTGGAAGGTGTCGGGCCGCCCCCTCCCGTCCGCGCCGCGGCCGGGGGTGACGGGGACGAGCGTGGTCTGCGGCCCGTGGACGAACGACGTCGCCCACGAGCCGTGCACGTGCCACATCAGCACTCTCACCGGGCGGGCACCTCCTCCAGCGCGACGATCTCCACGGCCGCCGCGACCTTCCCGGCGTCGACGGACGACAGGCAGGGGTGGCCCTCGACCGGGCATTCGCGGGCGCGGCTGTCCTTGCACGGCGCCGTCTGGTCGCCGAGCAGCGCCGTCGGCACGCCGAACGGGGCCCAGCGGACCGCGGGCACGGTCGGCGCGAACAGCGACACGACCGGCGTCCCGACGGCCGCGGCCAGGTGCGCGGGGCCGGTGTTGCCGGCGACGACGGCGCACGCGCCCGCCAGCACCGACGCCAGCTCGGGCAGCGACGTCCGGCCGCCGAGGTCGAGGCCGTCCTCGCCGGCGACGGCCGCGGTCAGCTCCTTCTCGTCCCGGTGGCCGGTGACGACGACGCGCCGCCCGGCCGCGCGCAGCAGCCGGACCGCCTCGGCGCAGCGCTCCGGCGGCCAGGCCCGTGCGGGCACCGAGGCGCCCGGGTGCACCACGACGTAGCCGGGGCCGCCGGTCAGGTGGCCGGTGTCGGGCAGCGGCTCCCTGACCCGCAGCCGGGTGTCGGCCGGGGCCGGGAACCCGGCGTCCTCCGCCAGCGCGAGCATCCGCAGCGGCTCGGGCATGTCCTCGCCGGGACGGTGCCGCAGGTCCAGCAGCGAGCCGGGGTAGTCCTCGCTGATGCCGCCGATCCACGGCGTCCCGGCCAGCCGCAGCAGCAGCGCCAGCGGCAGCGGCGACTGGTGGAACGACGTCAGGATCAGCGCCCGGTCGAACCCGCCGAGCCTGCGGACGACGTCGTCGACGTCGTCCCGCTCGACGGGCACCCGGTCCGGGTCGATCCAGGGCGCGCACCACTCGATGACGCCGTCGACGCCGGGCAGCAGGCCGGCGGCGGCGCGGCCGCGCGGGCCGCACAGCAGCACGACCTCGTCGGCGCGCGCGGCGACCGCCCGCACGGCGGGGCCGGCGAGCAGCACGTCGCCGATGTTGTCCTGGCGGGCGACGAGGACCCTCATCGGCGCCGCCTCCCGCCGAGGAGCAGATCGACGGCAGCCCGCAGCGTCGGCGCCGTCTCCGGCGCCCGGGCGATCTCCGCGGGGCGGGTGCGGCCGGTCGGGACGAGGATGCCGCGCGCGCCGGCCGCCGCGGCGGCCTCGACGTCGCCGCCGACGTCCCCGATGACGGCGCAGTCGGACGGCAGCGCCCCCAGCCGCCGCGCCGCCCGCTCGATCAGGCCGGGGCCCGGCTTGCGGCAGTCGCAGCCGTCGCCGCCGTCGTGCGGGCAGAACTCCCACACGTCGACGCGCCCGAGGAGCTCCTCGACCCGCGCGTTGACCCGCCCGACGTCCCCGGCGGTGATGCGCCCCTTGGCCACGCCCGACTGGTTGGAGACCACCCCGATCCGCACGCCGTGGCGCCGCAGCCGGTCGAGCGCGCGGCGCGCCCCCGGCATCGGCTCCACCAGGCCGGGGTCCCCGTTGTAGGGGACGTCCCGGATGAGGGTGTCGTCGCGGTCGAACAGCACGACCCGGGGCACGCCCCAGGGCCGCGTCCCCCGGTGCGCCGCCAGGCCGCGCAGGCGGTGCCACATCGCCGCGGGCGGGATGACGGCGCTGGTCACGAGCATCGTGGTGATCTCGCCGGGCGTCCGCGGCCCCGGCCGGATCCGCTCCCAGGCGAACGCGGCGGTCAGCGCCCCCCAGACGCCGGCGGCCGCCAGGGCGGCGGCAGCGCCGCGGCGGCCGGGCAGCGCCGCGGGGGCCCCGGCGGCGGCGAGCCCGGCGGCGGTGGCGGCCAGGTGGCGGCGGAGCATGCCGCGCCCCTCGCCGGCGCGTTCGCGCCACGAGCGGCCGTGCAAACGCCACATGAGGACGTCGTCGGCGTTGCCCGCCTGCGCCCGCACCGACGCCCAGAACCCGGCGGGACGCACGGGGTGGGTCACCCTGCGCCCGCCCACCATGAGGGCGTGCCCGGCGTCCATGACGCGCAGCGCCAGGTCGGCGTCCTCCCGGTAGGCGCGGCGGAACCGCTCGTCGAAGCCGCCCGCCTCGGCGAGGACCGCGCGGCGGTAGGCCATGTCGGCGGTGATCCACTCCGCGCGCGCGAGCGCCGCCGTGCCGCGCTCCCAGTCCGTGGGCGCCCGGCCGTCGGGCGGCGGGACGATGATGCGGCCCTGGGAGCCGCCGACGCCCGGCGGCAGGTCCGCGAGGTCCGCGGCGAGCCTCTCCGGCCAGTCCGGCGCGGGGACGACGTCGTCGTCCAGGAAGGCGACCCAGTCGGTCGCGGCCGCGCGCCAGCCCGCGTTCCGCGCGGCGGCGGGACCCCGGCCCCCCGAGCGGAGCACCCGGACCGGCGGCCCGGCCGCGGGCGTCTCCGCGGGCAGCGGGAGCGGCGCGCCCGGCGCGGGCCGGTCGTCCACGACGATGATCTCGCGGATGCCGGAGGTCGCGGGCGCCCCCTCTCCCGGCGTCCCGGCCAGGCCGGCGAGCAGCGCCTCCAGTGCGTCGCGCAGGCTCTCCCGGCCGATCGTCGGGATGACGACGGTCTGGCCCGGCCCGGTCCGGCCGGGCCCGGTGCGGCTCACGGCGGGGCTGGTCATCGGGCGTGCACCTCCCGGCGGCGGACGACGTACGGCCCGATGGCCAGCAGGTCCACCGGGGCCGAGCCGAAGCACTCCAGCGCGTCCCGCGGGTCGTCGGCCATCGGCCGCCCCGCGGTGTTCAGGCTGGTGTTGACGAGGACGGGCAGGCCGGTCCGGCGGCGGAACTCCTCCAGGAGCCGCGCGACGAGCGGCTCGTCCGCGGCGTCGACCGTCTGGATCCGGGCGGTGCCGTCCACGTGGACGACCGCGGGGATCCGCTCGCGCCACCCGGGCCGCACCCGGTGGACGAACAGCATGTACGGGCTCGGCAGCGGGCCGTCGAACACCTCCGCCGCGCGGTCCGCCGCGACCATCGGCGCGATCGGGCGGAACTGCTCACGGCCCTTGACGTCGTTGAGCCGCTCCACGTTGCCCGCGTGGCCGGGGTGGGCGAGCAGCGACCGGTGCCCGAGCGCGCGCGGCCCGAACTCCGACCGCCCCTGGAACCACGCGACGATCTCGTTGTGCTCCAGTGCGGCGGCGACCGCGGCGGGAAGGTCGTCCGGCCGCTCGTACGGGATCTTCGCGGTGTCCAGGCACGCGGCGATCTCGTGGTCGTCCCACCGGCGGCCGAGGGCGGCGCCCGGCATGGCCGCGAGGGGGTCGCCGCCCGCCCGCGCCACGTGCAGCGCCGCGCCGAGCGCGGTGCCGGCGTCGCCCGCCGCGGGCTGGACCCAGATGTCGTCGTACGGGCCGGCCTCGGCGAGCCGGGAGTTCGCGACGCAGTTGAGCGCGACGCCTCCGGCCAGCATCAGGCGGCGGGACCCGGTGCGCCCGTGCAGCCAGGACGCCAGGTCGAGCAGGACCTCCTCCAGCCGCGTTTGGACGCTCGCGGCCAGGTCGGCGTGGTCGCGGGTCCACTCGCCGCCGGGGGGCCGGGCCTTCGCCAGCGCGCCCCAGTCGATCCCGGCGGCGGCGAAGCCGCCGTCCCCGGTGGCGCGGACGTGTTCGCGCAGCTCGTCCAGGAAGCGCGGCTCGCCGTAGGACGCCAGGGCCATGACCTTGTACTCGTCGCTGGAGCGCAGGAAGCCGAGGTGCTCGGTGAGGTCCTCGTACATGAGCCCGAGCGAGTGCGGGAGGCGCTGGGCGCCCAGCGCGGTCAGCGTCCCGCCCGCGTAGACGCCGGCGAGGTGCGAGTGCGCCTCGCCGCGTCCGTCCAGCACCAGGACGTCGCCGTCGCCGGGTCCCGGCGCGGCGAGCGCGGCGGACGCGGCGTGGGCCGCGTGGTGCGGCACGTACCGCACGATCCCCGGGTCGAGCCCGGGCAGCGCGGTCGCCAGGAAGTTCGGGGCGCGCCGCGCGTACAGCGTGCGCAGCCGCTCCCACTGCTCGTCGTGCCCGTCCAGGTCCGGCTCGACGAGGCCGGGGTCGTAGGAGTAGGCGACGGCGTCGAGGTCGCCGGGCTCCAGCCCGGCCTCGGCGAGGCACCAGCGGGCGGCCTTCTCCGGCGGTTCCCACGCGGCGAAGGGCACCGGCCGCTTGCCGTGCTTGCGGCGGCTGAAGCGCTCCTCCTCGGCCGCCGCGACGACGGCGCCGTCCACGACCAGCGCGGCGGCCGGGTCGTGGAAGATTGCGTTGATTCCGAGCACGCGCATATGAGCCCCGTTTCGGCGCAGGCGTTTCGGTGATCCGCCGGTGGCGTCGTCGTGGTCACCGGCTTTTGGCGGTTACGGGCTCTGGGCGGTATCGCCGGGAGCGAATCCCCTATAGGTGATTCGGGGCATTGCCCGTAACCACGGCTCTAAACGCTTGAACCGGAAAAGTCGTTGGAAGGCGAAGTGCCAGGTAGGGGGCTGATTGCACACATAAAGCCGATGGCTGGGGGTATTGGGCGTTTCATGCGCTTCACGGTCGTCGTCATCACCCGGGACCGGCGCAGTTCACTTCTCGCGGTCCTGGCGCGCACGCGCGACATTCCGGAGCGGCCGCCGGTGATCGTCGTGGACAACGCCTCGCGGGACGGCACTCCCGAGGCGGTCGCGGAGCTGTTTCCGGAAATCGAGCTGATCAGATCGGCGCGGAACCTCGGCGCCGTCGCCCGCAACCTCGCGGCCGACCACGTCCGCACCCCGTACGCCGCGTTCTGGGACGACGACACCTGGTGGGAGCCGGACGCGCCGTCCCGCGCCGCCGGCCTCCTGGACGCGCATCCGCGGCTCGCGGTCGTCACCGGCCGGATCCTGGTGGACCCGGGCGGCCGCGAGGACCCGATCGTGCCGGAGCTGCGGCACTCGCCCGTCTCCGGGCCGCCGTGGATGCCCGGCCCCGCGCTCGGGTCCTTCCTGGCCGGGGCGTCGATGGTCAGGGCCGCGGCGTTCCGCGAGGCGGGCGGCTTCTGCCCGCGGCTGTGGCTGGGCGGCGAGGAGGAACTGCTCAGCGCCGACCTGATGACACTCGGCTGGCAGCTGTGCTTCGCCGAGGACGTCGTCGTCCACCACGAGCCGTCGCGGCTGCGCGAGCCGCACCTGCGGCGCCGCCACGGCATCCGCAACACCCTGTGGTTCACCTGGCTGCGCCGCCCGCTGCCCGCCGCCGTGCGGCGCACCGCCGGGCTGCTGCGCGACCTGCCGCGCGACCGCGTCACCGCCGCCGCGCTCGCCGAGGCCGCCGCCGGGCTGGGCTGGGTGGCGCGCGAGCGCCGGACGCTGCCGCCGGACGTCGAGCACCGGCTGCGGAGCCTGGAGGCGTCCCAGCGCGCGTCCAGGGCCCGCCGCTACGTCAGTTAGGGCGATATCTCAGCCAGGGAGGGCGCCGCCGATGCCGGACGTCACCGTTCTCGTCGCCACCCGCGACCGCGCCCCCGAGCTGCGCCGCAGCCTCGCCCGGCACGCCGCCTCCCACACCGCCCCGGTGATCGTGGCCGACAACGCCTCCGCCGACGGCACCGCGGACGTCGCCGGGGAGGCCGGCGCCACCGTGCTGCGGCTGCCCCGCAACCTGGGCGCCGCGGCGCGCACCGTCGCCGCCCGGCACGCCTCGACCCGCTACGTCGCGTTCGCCGACGACGACTCCTGGTGGGCGCCCGGCGCGCTGGACCGCGCCGCGGAGATCCTCGACGCCCACCCGCGGACGGCGCTGCTCGCCGCGCGCGTGCTGGTCGGCGAGGACGAGCGGCCCGAGCCGGTGTCGGAGGAGATGGCCCGCGCTCCGCTCGGCCGGCCGGACGGGCTGCCGGGCCCGGCCGTCCTCGGGTTCCTCGCCTGCTCGGCCGTGGTGCGGCGGGAGGCCTTCCTCGACGCCGGCGGCTTCTCGGCGGTGCTGCACTTCGGCGGCGAGGAGGAGCTGCTCGCCCTCGACCTGGCCGCCGCCGGATGGGGCCTCGCCTACGTGCCGGAGATCGTCGTCCACCACCATCCCTCGGCTGCGGGCCGCGATCCCGCCTGGCGCCGCCGCAGGGAGGCGCGCAACCGGCTGCTGACCGCGTGGCTGCGCCGCCCGCTCCCGGCGGTCGCCCGCGCCGCCGCGTCCGCGCTCGGCACCCGCGACGGCCGCGCGGGCCTCGCGGACGCCGCCCGCGCGCTGCCCGCGCTGGCCCGCGCGCGGCGGCCCGTCCCGCCCGCGGTGGAGGCGGCGCGGGCCCGCCTGACGGACTACTGACCCGCCGCCCGCCGATCCGCCGCCCGCCGAACGCCGTGCCGCGCGTCCGGTCGCCGCGGACGCGGGACGCGGGCGGGAGGCCGGCGCTCACAGGCGGGAGCGCCTGGCGATCACGATCAGGTCGATCGCGGCGATGACGGCGACCACCGTGCAGATGGCCGCCGCGGCCCGGGCGCCGTCGCCCTCCGCGACCACCGCGAACACGATCGCCGCCGCCACCGCCGCGACCAGCGCCACCGCGGACAGGATCGCCCGCAGCTGCAGGGGGCTGCGGGCGGTCAGCGGCTCGCGCCCGCTGGGCTGCCCGTGCCGGAAGCGTCCCCGCGACCCGGGGCCGCGCCACTCCGGGTCGCGCCACTCGGGCGCGGTCCCGTCGTCGCGCGGCTCCCGGTCGCGGGACCCGCCCCGGCCCTCGGGATCGTTCCGGTCGGGATCATGCCGGTCGGGTGAGGACACGGGTCACCTCACGGAAGTGAGCGCGGGGGCCGGCGGCGTCAACTCGTCCATGTGGTGCTGGTGCCCCGTAACGCCCGGTCGATGCACCGGCGCCCCGGCCGGCGCGCGTCCCGCGCCGGAGCGGCGCGGTCAGCCCGCGCTGGACGCCGCCCAGATGTTGATGCCCGCGTCGACCGCGTACCGGTCGATCTCGGCCAGCTCGTCCTCGGTGAAGTCGAGCCGGTCCAGGGCCGCGAGGTTCTCCTCCAGCTGCGCCACGCTGCTCGCGCCGATCAGCGCGGAGGTGACCCGGCCGTCGCGCAGCGCCCACGCCAGCGCGAGCTGCGCGAGCGACTGCCCGCGCCCCCGGGCGATCTCGTTCAGGCTGCGGATGCGCTCGACGTTCTCCTCGGTGAGCAGGTTCGCCGAGAACGACGTGCCCTTGCTCGCCCGCGACCCCTCGGGCACGCCGCCGAGGTACTTGTCGGTCAGCATGCCCTGAGCCAGCGGCGAGAACGCGATGCAGCCCACGCCCTCCCGCTCGAGGGTGTCGAGGAGCCCGCCCTCGATCCACCGGTTGAACATCGAGTAGGACGGCTGGTGGATGAGCAGCGGCGTGCCCATCTCCCGCAGGATCGCCGCCGCCTCCGCGGTCCGCTCCGCGGAGTACGACGAGATGCCCGCGTACAGCGCCTTCCCGGACCGGACGGCGCTGTCCAGCGCCCCCATCGTCTCCTCCAGCGGCGTGTCCGGGTCGAACCGGTGGCTGTAGAAGATGTCGACGTACTCCAGGCCCATCCGCTTCAGCGACTGGTCCAGGCTGGCCAGCAGGTACTTCCGCGATCCCCAGTCCCCGTAGGGTCCTGGCCACATGTCGTAGCCCGCCTTCGTGGAGATGATCATCTCGTCGCGGTACGGCCGGAAGTCCTCGCGCATGATCCGGCCGAAGTTGATCTCGGCGGAGCCGTACGGCGGCCCGTAGTTGTTCGCCAGGTCGAAGTGCGTGACGCCCATGTCGAACGCGCGCCGGAGGATCGCCCGCTGCACGTCCAGGGGACGGTCGTCGCCGAAGTTGTGCCACAGCCCGAGCGAGATCGCCGGCAGCAGCAGCCCGCTGCGCCCGCACCGCCGGTAGGGGATCCGCTCGTAGCGGTCGGTGTCAGCCACGTAAGTCATGGTCAGGAGTATCCCAGCGCCGGGGCTCCCGCGCGGACGGCCCGGCCGGGGGCGCGGACCCCGTCACGGCAGGGCGCGCTTGAGGACCTTCCCGGCCGGGTTGCGGGGCAGCCGGTCTAGGAAGACCACGTCGCGGGGGACCTTGTGCCGGGCGAGGTTCGCCGCGACGAGGCTCTTCACCTCGTCCGCGGTGAGGCCCCCTCCGGCGGAGCCGTTCCCGCCGAGGACGACGTAGGCCCGCAGCCGCTGCCCGAACTCCTCGTCCGGAACGCCGACGACGGCGGCCTCCTCGACGGCGGGATGGGCGGCGAGGAGGTCCTCGACCTCGCCGGGGTGGACGTTCTCCCCGCCGGACACGATCATGTCGTCGGCGCGGCCGTCGACGTGCAGCCGGCCGCCCTCGTCGAGGTGGCCGAGGTCGCCGACCGCCATCAGCCCGCCGACCTCCTCCTTGCCGCCCCCGCCGGTGTAGCCGCCGAACCGGGCCGGGGTGTCGACGAAGATGCGGCCGGTCGCGCCGGGCGGCACGGGCCGGTCGTCGTCGCCGAGGATCGCGACCGTGGTCCCGGCGGGCGGGCGGCCGACGCAGCCCGGCGCCGCCGCGAGGTCCTCGGGGGTGGCGATCGTGATGCAGGACGCCTCGGTCGAGCCGTAGAAGTTGTACAGCACCGGCCCGAACGCCGCCCGGACCCGCCCGGCGAGGCTCGGGTCCAGCCGCGCGCCGCCCGTCATGACGACCCTGAGCCGGGACAGGTCCCGCTCCTCAACGCCGGGGACCGCCAGGAGGCGGCTCAGCATCACCGGGACCGCGACGAACGACGTGCAGCGGTGCCGCTCCAGGTCGTCCAGGACGAGGGCGGCGTCGAAGCGGCGGCGCAGGACGAGCGTGGACCCGAGCCCCAGCGCGAGGATCGCGGAGGTGAGCCCGAGGCCGTGGAACAGCGGCGGCCCGACGAACATGGGCTCCCCGGCGCGGAACGGCACCTTCGACAGGATGCCGCCGGGCAGCGCCAGCGAGCGGGGCTGCCGCCGCGGCGCGCCCTTCGGCCGCCCGGAGGTGCCGCTGGTGAGGATCACCATCGAGCCGTGCCGGGCGGGGGCGGGCGGCGGCGCGTCGTCCGCGCCGGCGATGAGGACCTCCAGGTCGGCGTCGCTGAACCGGGGCACGTCGAGGCCGTCCACGACGCCCGCGAACTCCTCGTCGTGCACGACGGCGGTCACGCCCTCGCGGGCGGCGGCGTCGCGGAGCTGGGGCGCGGCGAAGTCGGTGTTGAGGAACAGGACGGACGCGCCCGTCTTCGCCGCCCCCGACATCGCCTCCAGGAGCCCGCGGTGGTTGCGGCACAGGATCCCGACGGTGTCGCCGGGGCCGATCCCGCGCGAGAGCAGCGCGTTGGCGAGGGCGTTGCAGCGCCGGTCCAGCTCGCCGAACGTGAGGGTCCCGCGCTCGTCGGCCAGGCCGGGGCGGCCGGGGAAGCGGTGCGCGGGCAGTGCCGTGGCGGCGCCGAGCGGCCCGTAGCGCCGCATCGCCCGCGCCGCGGCGGCGAGGGCCCTCGGGGGCATCGGGCCGATCATCCCGGCGCGGGCGGCGGCCCGCAGCCCGTTGAGCTCGGCGGAGATCCGGGTGCGCATGACCATGACCGGCAGCGTACGGCCTCGGAGAACAAATCTACAAGATCTGTCCCTCTGCTGCGCATTGGCCGGTGGTGCCCGGCCGCTTTCCGGGACGGGCCGGGAGCGAGTACACAAAACCACCGCGCTCCGGCTGTCATGTCTGCGAGGCGTGAACGAGGCTCGGGGGTGGCAGGAAGACCAGAGAAACGGACAAGGAGGTCCCTGTGGTCGTGCTGCGCAGTTATGTGTCGGGCTCATGGCGTGCTCCGGAGGATGAGGGGGCGCCGCTGCGCGACGCCGTCACGGGGGAGGAGGTCGCCCGGATCTCCTCCGCCGGCATCGACATGGGCGGCGCGCTGGAGTACGGGCGGAGGACCGGCGGCCCGGTGCTGAGGGAGCTGACCTTCCACCAGCGCGCGTCCCTGCTGAAGGCCCTCGCCTCCCATCTGCGGGAGCACCGCGAGGAGCTGTACGCGCTGTCGGCGCGGACGGGCGCGACCCTGGCCGACTCCAAGTTCGACGTCGACGGCGGCATCGGCGTCCTGTTCGCCTACGCGAGCAAGGGCAAGCGGGAGCTGCCGAACGACACGGTGCTGGTCGAGGGGGACGTCGAGCCCCTCGGCAGGGGCGGCACGTTCGTCGGGCAGCACCTGTGCACTCCGTCGCACGGCGTCGCGGTGCAGATCAACGCGTTCAACTTCCCCGTGTGGGGGCCGCTGGAGAAGCTCGCGCCCGCGTTCCTCGCCGGGGTGCCGAGCCTCATCAAGCCCGCGAGCCAGACCGCCTACCTCACGGCGCGGCTCGTCGAGCTGATCGTCGAGTCCGGCATCCTGCCGGAGGGGACCGTCCAGATGATCTGCGGCGACCCCGGCGACCTCCTCGACCACCTCACCGAGCAGGACATCGTCGGGTTCACCGGCTCGGCGTCCACCGCCCGCCTGCTGCGCACCCACCCCGCGATCGTCGGCAACGCGGTGCGGTTCAACGCCGAGGCCGACTCGCTGAACTGCTCGATCCTCGGCCCCGACGCCGCACCCGGCACGCCCGAGTTCGACCTGTACGTCAAGCAGCTCGTCCAGGAGATGACGGTCAAGGCGGGGCAGAAGTGCACCGCGATCCGCCGCGCGCTCGTCCCCGCCGCGCTCATCGGGGACGTCGCCGAGGCCGTCCGCGAGCGGCTGGCGAAGGTCACGGTCGGGAACCCGGCCGACCCGGAGGTGCGGATGGGCGCGCTCGCCGGCCTCGACCAGCGCGAGGAGGTCCGGCGCTCGCTCAAGGCCCTGCTGGACGCGGGCGGCCTCGTCTTCGGCGACCCCGAGCGCGTGGAGGTGCGCGGCGCCGACCCCGAGCGCGGCGCGTTCATGTCGCCGATCCTGCTGCGCGCCGACGACGCCTCCCGCGCCGAGCCCCACGAGGTCGAGGCGTTCGGCCCGGTCAGCACGCTGCTGCCCTACGAGGGCGCCGACCAGGCCGTCGAGCTGGCGGTGCGCGGCCGCGGCAGCCTCGCCGGGTCGGTGGTGACCGCCGACGCCGAGTTCGCCCGGCACGTCGTGCTCGGCACCGCGCCGTGGCACGGGCGGCTGCTGGTGCTGAACTCCGAGAACGCCGAGGAGTCGACGGGGCACGGCTCGCCGCTGCCCGCGCTCGTCCACGGCGGGCCAGGCCGCGCCGGGGGCGGCGAGGAGATGGGCGGGATCCGGGGCGTGGTGCACCACATGCGGCGCACCGCCGTGCAGGCCGGGCCCGCCATGCTCACCGCGATCAGCGGCCGGTGGGTCCCCGGCACCGACCGGAGGGTCACCGGCGAGCACCCGTTCCGCAAGCACCTGGAGGACCTGCGCGTCGGCGACACCGCCGTCGGCGGCCCCCGGACGGTCACCCTCGAGGACGTGGAGCACTTCGCGGAGTTCACCGGCGACGTCTTCTACGCCCACATGGACGAGGAGGCCGCCAGGGCCAACCCGTTCTTCGGCGGCCGCGTCGCCCACGGCTACCTCGTGGTGTCGTTCGCGGCGGGCCTGTTCGTCGACCCCGCCCCCGGGCCGGTCCTGGCGAACTACGGCCTGGAGAACCTGCGGTTCCTCACCCCCGTCAAGCCCGGCGACGAGCTGACCGTCACGCTCACCGCCAAGCAGATCACCCCCCGCGAGGGCGCCGACTACGGCGAGGTCCGCTGGGACACCGACGTCACCAACCAGGAAGGGGCCTCGGTCGCCAAGTACGACGTGCTGACGCTGGTCGCCAAGCGGCCCAAGCAGGACTGACGGGTCAGCCGACCCACACCGTCTTGGCGTTGCAGAAGGCGCGCGCGCCCTCCTCGGACAGCTCGCGCCCGTAGCCGGAGCGCTTCGTCCCGCCGAACGGCAGCTGCGGGTAGGACGTCGTCTTGCCGTTGACGAAGACCTGCCCGGCGTCCAGCTCGCGGACGAAGCGCTCCCGCTCGGCGTCGTCGCGGGTCCAGGCGTTCGCGCCGAGCCCGAAGCCCGTCGCGTTGGCCAGCCCGATCGCCTCCTCGATCCCGCCGACCCGGAAGAGCGACGCGACCGGCCCGAAGACCTCCTCGTGGTACATGCGCATCTCGGGCGTCACGCCGGACAGCACCGTCGGCGGGTAGTACCAGCCGGGCCCGCCGGGGCGTTCGCCTCCGCACAGCACCTGCGCGCCCTTGTCCACCGCGTCGGCGACCAGCTCCTCGACGTCGGCGCG
The sequence above is drawn from the Actinomadura hallensis genome and encodes:
- a CDS encoding glycosyltransferase family 4 protein encodes the protein MRVLMWHVHGSWATSFVHGPQTTLVPVTPGRGADGRGRPDTFHWPDRAVEVAPERLRHEDVDVVVLQRPHELRLAEEWLGRRPGRDVPAVYVEHDTPRRTPSDVGLPEEVVPDSRHFLHDRSDIPVVHVTHFNRLFWNCGRAPVTVIEHGVVDPGYRYTADMPRAGVVVNDPLRRGRVAGTDLLPELAAAVPLDLFGMNVTGVPERLGIAPESLWTFENLPQARMHEELARRRVYVHPYRWTSLGLALIEAMMLGLPVVALATTEAVEAVPPETGVLSTRVAALADAARSLAADPPRARQMGKEARAHAVDRYGLPRFLRDWRRTLQEVSR
- a CDS encoding glycosyltransferase family 9 protein; translated protein: MRVLVARQDNIGDVLLAGPAVRAVAARADEVVLLCGPRGRAAAGLLPGVDGVIEWCAPWIDPDRVPVERDDVDDVVRRLGGFDRALILTSFHQSPLPLALLLRLAGTPWIGGISEDYPGSLLDLRHRPGEDMPEPLRMLALAEDAGFPAPADTRLRVREPLPDTGHLTGGPGYVVVHPGASVPARAWPPERCAEAVRLLRAAGRRVVVTGHRDEKELTAAVAGEDGLDLGGRTSLPELASVLAGACAVVAGNTGPAHLAAAVGTPVVSLFAPTVPAVRWAPFGVPTALLGDQTAPCKDSRARECPVEGHPCLSSVDAGKVAAAVEIVALEEVPAR
- a CDS encoding HAD-IIIA family hydrolase translates to MTSPAVSRTGPGRTGPGQTVVIPTIGRESLRDALEALLAGLAGTPGEGAPATSGIREIIVVDDRPAPGAPLPLPAETPAAGPPVRVLRSGGRGPAAARNAGWRAAATDWVAFLDDDVVPAPDWPERLAADLADLPPGVGGSQGRIIVPPPDGRAPTDWERGTAALARAEWITADMAYRRAVLAEAGGFDERFRRAYREDADLALRVMDAGHALMVGGRRVTHPVRPAGFWASVRAQAGNADDVLMWRLHGRSWRERAGEGRGMLRRHLAATAAGLAAAGAPAALPGRRGAAAALAAAGVWGALTAAFAWERIRPGPRTPGEITTMLVTSAVIPPAAMWHRLRGLAAHRGTRPWGVPRVVLFDRDDTLIRDVPYNGDPGLVEPMPGARRALDRLRRHGVRIGVVSNQSGVAKGRITAGDVGRVNARVEELLGRVDVWEFCPHDGGDGCDCRKPGPGLIERAARRLGALPSDCAVIGDVGGDVEAAAAAGARGILVPTGRTRPAEIARAPETAPTLRAAVDLLLGGRRRR
- a CDS encoding carbamoyltransferase family protein, with translation MRVLGINAIFHDPAAALVVDGAVVAAAEEERFSRRKHGKRPVPFAAWEPPEKAARWCLAEAGLEPGDLDAVAYSYDPGLVEPDLDGHDEQWERLRTLYARRAPNFLATALPGLDPGIVRYVPHHAAHAASAALAAPGPGDGDVLVLDGRGEAHSHLAGVYAGGTLTALGAQRLPHSLGLMYEDLTEHLGFLRSSDEYKVMALASYGEPRFLDELREHVRATGDGGFAAAGIDWGALAKARPPGGEWTRDHADLAASVQTRLEEVLLDLASWLHGRTGSRRLMLAGGVALNCVANSRLAEAGPYDDIWVQPAAGDAGTALGAALHVARAGGDPLAAMPGAALGRRWDDHEIAACLDTAKIPYERPDDLPAAVAAALEHNEIVAWFQGRSEFGPRALGHRSLLAHPGHAGNVERLNDVKGREQFRPIAPMVAADRAAEVFDGPLPSPYMLFVHRVRPGWRERIPAVVHVDGTARIQTVDAADEPLVARLLEEFRRRTGLPVLVNTSLNTAGRPMADDPRDALECFGSAPVDLLAIGPYVVRRREVHAR
- a CDS encoding glycosyltransferase family 2 protein — protein: MRFTVVVITRDRRSSLLAVLARTRDIPERPPVIVVDNASRDGTPEAVAELFPEIELIRSARNLGAVARNLAADHVRTPYAAFWDDDTWWEPDAPSRAAGLLDAHPRLAVVTGRILVDPGGREDPIVPELRHSPVSGPPWMPGPALGSFLAGASMVRAAAFREAGGFCPRLWLGGEEELLSADLMTLGWQLCFAEDVVVHHEPSRLREPHLRRRHGIRNTLWFTWLRRPLPAAVRRTAGLLRDLPRDRVTAAALAEAAAGLGWVARERRTLPPDVEHRLRSLEASQRASRARRYVS
- a CDS encoding glycosyltransferase family 2 protein — encoded protein: MPDVTVLVATRDRAPELRRSLARHAASHTAPVIVADNASADGTADVAGEAGATVLRLPRNLGAAARTVAARHASTRYVAFADDDSWWAPGALDRAAEILDAHPRTALLAARVLVGEDERPEPVSEEMARAPLGRPDGLPGPAVLGFLACSAVVRREAFLDAGGFSAVLHFGGEEELLALDLAAAGWGLAYVPEIVVHHHPSAAGRDPAWRRRREARNRLLTAWLRRPLPAVARAAASALGTRDGRAGLADAARALPALARARRPVPPAVEAARARLTDY
- a CDS encoding DUF6343 family protein, producing MSSPDRHDPDRNDPEGRGGSRDREPRDDGTAPEWRDPEWRGPGSRGRFRHGQPSGREPLTARSPLQLRAILSAVALVAAVAAAIVFAVVAEGDGARAAAAICTVVAVIAAIDLIVIARRSRL